Within Protaetiibacter intestinalis, the genomic segment GGTCGCTCGGCGTGCCGAAGCGCTTGCGCTCGAAGGCGAAGCCCGAGTCCTCGCGGCCGTAGCGCGTGACGGGACGCGTGACGTCGTGATTGGACAGCACCCACGTCGCGGGGGCGCCGACCGGCGCGTGCTCGCGGAGCGTGCGCTCGATCGAGGCGCGCATCCGCACCGCGTCCCAGGGCTGGGTCATGAAGTCGAAGTTGAACGCCGCATGCATCTCGTCGGGGCGCAGGTAGGCGGCGAAGCGCTTGGGGTCGTCGAGCCAGACCTCGCCGACGAGCACGCGCGGCTCCTCGTACGCGTCGGCGATGGAGCGCCACGATCGGTAGATGTCGTGCAGCTCGTCGCGGTCCATGTGCGGGTGCTCTCCGGGTGCCGCCGTCGCGAGCGAGGGGAGCGCCGCGTCCTTCACGAGGAAGGCGGCCGAGTCGATGCGGATGCCCGCGACCCCGCGGTCGAACCAGAACCTCAGGATGTCCTCGTGCTCGCGCCGCACGTCCGGGTGGTCCCAGTTGAGGTCGGGCTGTTCAGCCGAGAACAGGTGCAGGTACCACTCCCCCGGGGTGCCGTCCGGGTTCGTCGTCCGCGTCCAGGTGTCGCCGCCGAAGCTCGAGACCCAGTCGGTGGGCAGCTCGTCACCGGCGGGACCGCCGCCGGGCCGGAACCAGAAGCGCTCGCGCTCCGGCGAGCCGGGCCCCGCGGCGAGGGCCGCCTGGAACCAGACGTGTCGGTCGGAGACGTGGTTGGGGACGACGTCGATGATCGTGCGGATGCCGAGGCCGAGCGCCTCCGTGATGAGCTGCTCGGCTTCGGCGAGCGTGCCGAAGGCGGGGTCGATGACGCGGTAGTCGGCGACGTCGTAGCCGCCGTCGGCGAGGGGGCTCGCGTACCAGGGGGTGAACCAGATCGCGTCGACCCCGAGCTCGACCAGGTACGGCAGGTGCTCGCGCACGCCCGCGAGGTCGCCCGTGCCGTCGCCGTTCCCGTCCGCGAAGCTGCGCGGGTAGATCTGGTAGATCACGGCATCCCGCCACCACGGCTCGACCAGCGCGCTCCCCCGGCTCGCTCCGGTGCGCTCCTCGTGCGCCGTGCCGGGCGTCTGCCCGCGATCCCCATCGACCATGCGTGTGCGGCCCCCTTGTCCGCGGGAAGGTTTAGCGATATACCTTGTATGAAGCGAAGATATTCGACCCGAATGCGGATGTCAACTCTCGAGAGGAGGGGCGCGGATGGGAGCCTCCGGCGACGTCGCCGTGATCACCCCGGCATCCGGACCGCGACGCACGGCGGGCGCCGTCCACGACTTCGCGAGTCGCCTCCGCGTCCACGCGGGCGGGTACGGACACGGCGTGCGCATCGCATCCGGGAACCCCCTGGAGGTGCTCCGCTCCGCCGGCGACGAGCTCGCGGGCGCCGTGCTGCTCGGCTTCGACGACGAACTGCTCGAGGGCCTGCCCCCGCTCGATCTCCCCGTGGTGGCGATCGACAGCTACGCGCACGATCCGTGGTTTCCCATCGTGCGCTCCGACGACGACGACGGCGGGCGGGCGGCGGCACGCCACCTGCTCTCGCTCGGCCACCGGCGCATCGCCTTCGCGGGGCCGCGGGCGGGGCGCTCACGCCCCGCCGACGAGAGACGCCGCGGATTCGAGGGCGCGCTCGCCGACGCGGGCCTGCGGATGCGGTTCCTCGAGCTGTCGAGCTACGGACCCGCGGACGGCGCCCGGCTCGCCGCGCGCCTCGCCCGGACCCCTCACGACACGAGCGCGGTGCTGCTCGCCGACGAGACCTCCGCCGCGGGCCTCGTCGGGGGCCTCGTCCTCCGTGGCTCCCGCGTGCCGGAGGACGTCTCGGTGGTGTGCTTCGCGGACGGGCTCCCCTCCCCCGCGGGGCCGCGCATCACGAGCGTGACGGGCGACCCGGCCCGGCGCTCGCGGCTCGCCGCCGACGCGCTCTTCGGAACCGCCTCGGCATCCGCGCTCACCGTCGGCGTCGTCGTCATCGACCGCGCGACGACCGCCGCGCCGGCCCCGCGCTGAGCACGCGGGGCCGGCGCCCCGCTCACCCCCTGCAGCGCACGCCGTCGAGGGTGAAGGCATCGGGTTCGGCGATGCGCTTCGCGTTCGCGGTGCCGTAGACGAGGAACGTCAGGCTCCTGCCCGCCCGCAACGTCGCATCCCCCAGCTCGGCCTCGACGCGCGTGCCGTTCTGCGACACGCTCGCGCCGAGCCCCAGCAGCGCCGACTCGCCGCTGCCCGCGTGCCACGACAGCGAGCTCGCGGGAAGCGCCGCCGTGCCCGCGTTGCGGAGCGTCACGGTCGCGACGTAGCGCCCCGCGACGGTCGGGATCGCGCGCACCGAGACCGAGCACGTCGCGGTCTCCGCCGCGAGCAGGCCCGTGTTGCCGCCCTCGTCGATGAAGGTGCCCCACAGGTGGTTGCGGGCGTCGGCGGGCTCCGTGACACCGGAGACGCGCACGTCGCGGAAGCGGTGGTCGCCCCCGACGCGCGCCGCCACCGCATACGAGCCGGTGCCCTCGATGATCACCTCGCTCACCCGCAGGTCGTTGACCCAGTGGCTGCCGCTCACGAGGATGCCCTCGTAGCTGGAATCGACGATCCGCGTGCGCTCGACGACGACGGGCGTCGTGATGTGGCTCGTGTCGGCGAACACCCAGATGCCGCCGAACGAGGTGCTCCAGTTGGGCTCCCAGCCTCCGCCGCGGAAGATGTCGTTACCCGAGACGACCGTCGTGCCCGAGAAGGGCACGGGGTTGAACCGCGTGCTCACGGCGATGCCCGCCGAGGCGGTGAGGGTGTCGCTGATCACCGAGTCGGAGATCCGGTTGGAGTCGCCTCCGTAGATCGCGGCCCCGTTGCCGAGCAGGGGCGACTGCACCGTGTTGTGCGCGAACACGCCGCGTGTGACGGCCCCGCCCGCCGACCACATCGCCATGCCGTCGTCGCCCGTGTTGCGCACGCTCGACTGCTCGACCCGCGCATCCGTGACCGCGCCGTGCAGGTGCACGCCGTCGGCGTAGCTGTCGCGGACGCGGAGCCCGGTCGCGAGGAAGCCGTCGGTTCCCGGGTCGACCCAGAGACCGGTCTTGGTGTGCTCGATCCAGACGTTCTGCACGAGCGAGCCCTGCCCGAAGGTGCCGGCGATGCCGGAGTCGGCGGTCCGGTCGTCACGGTGGCGGTTGTCGCCCGCGATCATGAGATCGGCGATCGTCACGCCCGTGCCCATGCCGTACAGCCCACCCTTGCCCGAACGTCCCTCGAGCACCGAGTACCAGGGACCGGCACCGCGGATCGCGACGTCGGCGAGGCGCACGAGCCCCGTGAGAGTGAAGGTGCCCTTCGGCACCCAGACGCCGGTTCCGGCGGCGGATGCGGCGTCGACGGCCGCCTGGATCGCGCCGGTGTCGTCGGCCCCGTCGCCTGCGGTCGCGCCGTAGTCGCGCACGTCGAGATAGCCGGCGGGCCTCGTGAACGCGGCCGCGCGCAGCTCGGTCTCGACGAGGTCGACGGTGTAGTCGATCGAGCCGGATGCCGCGGTCTTCACGAGCCGCAGGGTCGTGCCCGCCGGCAGCTTCGCGAAGGCCACCCGCGTCTCGTCGAAGAAGCGCTGGGCGCCGCCCTGGGCGGGGTCATTGCCGTAGGGGTAGGCGCCGTAGACCCAGGAGTAGCGGCTCGTGACCGGAACGTCGGCGACCTTCCGGGTTCCCGCGTACAGCGCGAGCGTGCCGTACTGACCCGCGCCGTCCGCGGTGTCGGGGATCGAGGCACGCAGCACGAGGGCGTCGGCCGGCTCCCGCAGGGTCCAGGCCACGTCGTCGCCGCGATCCGAGAGCACGACCGCCTGCCGACCGGATGCCTCGGCGGCGAGGTCGTGGAAGGCACGGCTCTCGGCGAGGACCTCGCCGCTCGTGAGCCCCTGCTCGGCCTCGTAGGAGCTGACGCCCAGGGTCGCGCCGCGCTCGGCGGGAGCCTCACCGCGCTGCAGCCGCACGGCGTCGACCACGAGCGCCCCGGTGCGGGCGTCGCCGGTACGACGCAGCTCGAGGGTGCCGAGGCCCGCACGCAGCGGAATCGACACGGCGAGCTCGCGCCAGCCGCTGCCGCGTGGCAGCGTCACGGTGCCGAGCGGGAGACCGTCCGTCCCGAGCACGAGGCGCGCGGCATCCGGTCCCGTGTTGCGGTAGCGGATGGTGACGAGCTGCGCGCGGGCGTCGCGCGCGAAGGTCGTGACGACGAGCCGTGCGCGATCTGCCGCGAGGTCGATACCGCCGTCGGCGTTCACGGCGCCGTTCGCCGAGAAGGCGTCCTCCGCCTCGTAGACCTCCCCCCCACGCGGTGCCGAACGGGTGGCGAGGGACCTCGTCACGTCATCCCACCGCGTGTCGGGTCCGGCGCCGGGCACCTCGCCGGGATCGGTCGCGCCGCCACCGGGGGTGCCGAGGTCGCCGACCGTCGTGAGTGCGATCGCGTCGAGGTTGACGTTGCCCGTGTCGTCGGCGTCGAAGCGGAACGTGATCTCCTGCTCCCCCGCCGGAAGCTGCACGGTCTCCTGGTGGACGAACCACTGGCTCCAACCCGCCCCCACCGCGGAGGGAAGGGTGATCTGGCGGTCTTCGTCGCCGATCACCTGCGAGAGCGTCATGTCGGTGCCGAGCCCGTTCGCGTAGCGGAGGTTGAGGCCGTACTCGCCCTCCTCGGGAACGTCGACCGTGAAGGTGACCCCGGCCGTGCCCTGATGATCGATGACGAAGCCGTCGACGAAGCCGGTTCCGGAGTAACCCAGGTGGTCGGAGTTGATGCCGGCGCCGCCGAACAGGGCGGCGTCCTCCGCCTCGTATTCGAGGGCGTCGTCGGCGGCGGCCGGTGAGGCGACGGCGAGCACCGAGGCCGCGAGCGCGGCGACGGCGGCCGCGGAGATGAACCGGGGGATGCCGGTGACACGGGTCGACAATGCGATCTCCTTTGATCGGGGGATGATTTAGCGATAAATCAGGTGGAACGCTAGACCTCGGCCGCGAGCGCCGTCAAGAGTGCTCCTAGGATGAGTCGCGGAGGTGCGCGGATGACCGTCAAGCTGAGCGACATCGCGGAGGCGGCAGGCGTCAGCGTCATGACCGTGTCGAACGTCATGAACGGCAAGCGCGCCCGCGTCTCGCAGCAGACCATCGCCCGCGTGCAGGAGATCGCCGACCGGCTGGGCTACGTGCCGAACATCCCGGCACGCAGTCTCGCGGCGTCCCGCTCCCACATCGTCGGCGCGCTCGTCCCGGTCGGCGAGAACAACAGCCTGCTCGTGAGCCCGCACACCGTCGCCGTTATCGGCGGCATCGAGCAGCACCTGCGCCACCACGGCTACCACGTGCTGCTGCGCGGCATCGAGCACGAGGGCGAGATCGGGCAGGCGATCCGCGGCTGGTCGCTCGACGGCGCGATCCTCGTCGAGTTCACGGACGCCGAGATCGACCGCATCCGCATCGACGGCGTGCCGCTCGTCGCGCTCGACAGCTACTCTGCGAACCCCCGCACGATCGGCGTGCGCACCGACGACCACCGTGGTGGCTGGATCGCGGGCGCCCTCCTCATGGATGCCGGCCATCGGCACGTGCTCTTCGCGGGACCGCCCTACGAGGGTATGGGCGTCGTCGGGCAGCGCTTCGAGGGCTTCCGCTCGGCCTGCCTCGCGGCGGGCATCCCGCACGACGCGATCGGGTCCGAGCGCGTGCTCACAACCTTCGAAGACGGCCGCGAGCT encodes:
- a CDS encoding glycoside hydrolase family 13 protein; protein product: MVDGDRGQTPGTAHEERTGASRGSALVEPWWRDAVIYQIYPRSFADGNGDGTGDLAGVREHLPYLVELGVDAIWFTPWYASPLADGGYDVADYRVIDPAFGTLAEAEQLITEALGLGIRTIIDVVPNHVSDRHVWFQAALAAGPGSPERERFWFRPGGGPAGDELPTDWVSSFGGDTWTRTTNPDGTPGEWYLHLFSAEQPDLNWDHPDVRREHEDILRFWFDRGVAGIRIDSAAFLVKDAALPSLATAAPGEHPHMDRDELHDIYRSWRSIADAYEEPRVLVGEVWLDDPKRFAAYLRPDEMHAAFNFDFMTQPWDAVRMRASIERTLREHAPVGAPATWVLSNHDVTRPVTRYGREDSGFAFERKRFGTPSDLELGTRRARAAALLVAALPGCLYIYQGDELGLPEVELPVEVLQDPMHFRSRGVDPGRDGCRVPLPWAGDAAPYGFGTGPDHRTWLPQPSDWAPLTVAAEAADPDSMLSLYRSALAERRSRHELRLGELSWFELGAEAIAFRRGESLLNVTNLGSTPLALPPHRELILGSAALEDGLLPPDSTVWLTL
- a CDS encoding substrate-binding domain-containing protein, with translation MGASGDVAVITPASGPRRTAGAVHDFASRLRVHAGGYGHGVRIASGNPLEVLRSAGDELAGAVLLGFDDELLEGLPPLDLPVVAIDSYAHDPWFPIVRSDDDDGGRAAARHLLSLGHRRIAFAGPRAGRSRPADERRRGFEGALADAGLRMRFLELSSYGPADGARLAARLARTPHDTSAVLLADETSAAGLVGGLVLRGSRVPEDVSVVCFADGLPSPAGPRITSVTGDPARRSRLAADALFGTASASALTVGVVVIDRATTAAPAPR
- a CDS encoding right-handed parallel beta-helix repeat-containing protein, which gives rise to MSTRVTGIPRFISAAAVAALAASVLAVASPAAADDALEYEAEDAALFGGAGINSDHLGYSGTGFVDGFVIDHQGTAGVTFTVDVPEEGEYGLNLRYANGLGTDMTLSQVIGDEDRQITLPSAVGAGWSQWFVHQETVQLPAGEQEITFRFDADDTGNVNLDAIALTTVGDLGTPGGGATDPGEVPGAGPDTRWDDVTRSLATRSAPRGGEVYEAEDAFSANGAVNADGGIDLAADRARLVVTTFARDARAQLVTIRYRNTGPDAARLVLGTDGLPLGTVTLPRGSGWRELAVSIPLRAGLGTLELRRTGDARTGALVVDAVRLQRGEAPAERGATLGVSSYEAEQGLTSGEVLAESRAFHDLAAEASGRQAVVLSDRGDDVAWTLREPADALVLRASIPDTADGAGQYGTLALYAGTRKVADVPVTSRYSWVYGAYPYGNDPAQGGAQRFFDETRVAFAKLPAGTTLRLVKTAASGSIDYTVDLVETELRAAAFTRPAGYLDVRDYGATAGDGADDTGAIQAAVDAASAAGTGVWVPKGTFTLTGLVRLADVAIRGAGPWYSVLEGRSGKGGLYGMGTGVTIADLMIAGDNRHRDDRTADSGIAGTFGQGSLVQNVWIEHTKTGLWVDPGTDGFLATGLRVRDSYADGVHLHGAVTDARVEQSSVRNTGDDGMAMWSAGGAVTRGVFAHNTVQSPLLGNGAAIYGGDSNRISDSVISDTLTASAGIAVSTRFNPVPFSGTTVVSGNDIFRGGGWEPNWSTSFGGIWVFADTSHITTPVVVERTRIVDSSYEGILVSGSHWVNDLRVSEVIIEGTGSYAVAARVGGDHRFRDVRVSGVTEPADARNHLWGTFIDEGGNTGLLAAETATCSVSVRAIPTVAGRYVATVTLRNAGTAALPASSLSWHAGSGESALLGLGASVSQNGTRVEAELGDATLRAGRSLTFLVYGTANAKRIAEPDAFTLDGVRCRG
- a CDS encoding LacI family DNA-binding transcriptional regulator translates to MTVKLSDIAEAAGVSVMTVSNVMNGKRARVSQQTIARVQEIADRLGYVPNIPARSLAASRSHIVGALVPVGENNSLLVSPHTVAVIGGIEQHLRHHGYHVLLRGIEHEGEIGQAIRGWSLDGAILVEFTDAEIDRIRIDGVPLVALDSYSANPRTIGVRTDDHRGGWIAGALLMDAGHRHVLFAGPPYEGMGVVGQRFEGFRSACLAAGIPHDAIGSERVLTTFEDGRELGRRLRRDHPEVTGVFATADVLAIGIMAGLAESGVRVPDDVSIVGFDDLDISAYTSPGLTTIAQDMPAKVAEAARIILDEIEKGEGPRAPVSLGVRLVERGTVGSPRASA